From the genome of Flavobacterium sediminis:
CCGATCGAGAGGTTTCGCGAAGTAAAATCAACCTATATTTTCTTTCCTGCCTTATTAAAATTTTCTTCAAAAAGAACAGGCAACATCAAACCTTATTTGATCGGAGGTTTATCTACAGCTTTAAACTTAGGGAGTTTAGCCAAATCACCTGAAGACAATTATAATCGTAAATTCAGAATGACCAATTGGTCTAGCTTTTACGAAATAGGTTTCGGAATTGATGTTTATTTTGAATACTTTAAATTTTCGCCATCTATTCGCGGAGTGTTCAGCACTAAAGACGAATTAATCCGTGACAATAACCCAAACAGCCCGTGGACAGGAAACGTTCAATCCATGAAAACACGCGGGATCTTCATTAACTTCGCATTTCACTAATTTCGTCTGA
Proteins encoded in this window:
- the porT gene encoding type IX secretion/gliding motility protein PorT/SprT, with product MKKILILFLISISSYGQFKMFGRDPLINKENFDKQRVHWGYFLGFNSLDFKFDYLSVTEDIQVNSTIGFNVGLIGNLRLSDHFDFRFEPGLYITQRNLTYPTIEDPIERFREVKSTYIFFPALLKFSSKRTGNIKPYLIGGLSTALNLGSLAKSPEDNYNRKFRMTNWSSFYEIGFGIDVYFEYFKFSPSIRGVFSTKDELIRDNNPNSPWTGNVQSMKTRGIFINFAFH